Proteins co-encoded in one Polaromonas vacuolata genomic window:
- a CDS encoding c-type cytochrome: MNKLFTLLFSAVVAFAATSSHAQEIKGDAAAGGTKNAMCIGCHGIAGYQSTFPEVYKVPMISGQGAAYIASALHSYKKGDRKHPTMRGVATTLSEQDIADLAAYYSARGVVDGVELPAMPAMQANTQVQALLAKANCASCHGANFSKPIDPSYPKLAGQHSDYLLVALKAYKVENNPNVGRNNAIMASMAKQYTNAELKQIAGYISSLPSDLKVVPQSRFR, encoded by the coding sequence ATGAACAAGCTTTTTACTCTGCTATTTTCTGCGGTTGTGGCCTTCGCGGCGACTTCTAGTCATGCTCAGGAAATCAAGGGCGACGCCGCTGCTGGCGGTACCAAAAACGCCATGTGCATTGGCTGTCACGGGATCGCCGGCTATCAGTCCACATTTCCCGAGGTCTATAAAGTACCTATGATTTCGGGCCAAGGCGCGGCCTACATAGCATCCGCCTTACATTCCTACAAAAAAGGCGATCGCAAACACCCCACCATGCGCGGTGTTGCCACCACATTGAGCGAGCAAGACATTGCCGATCTGGCCGCCTATTACAGCGCACGCGGCGTGGTTGACGGTGTCGAATTGCCGGCCATGCCAGCGATGCAAGCCAATACCCAAGTGCAAGCGCTGTTGGCAAAAGCTAATTGCGCGTCTTGCCATGGCGCTAACTTCAGTAAGCCAATTGACCCGAGCTACCCAAAGCTTGCCGGTCAGCATTCAGATTACTTGCTAGTCGCACTAAAGGCCTACAAGGTAGAGAACAATCCCAATGTTGGCCGTAACAACGCCATCATGGCTAGCATGGCCAAGCAATACACCAATGCTGAGCTCAAGCAGATCGCTGGCTATATTTCATCATTGCCGTCAGATCTCAAAGTAGTGCCGCAAAGCCGTTTTCGCTAA
- a CDS encoding DUF1841 family protein produces MFTPSQADVRRFFCAVYAKNQSGAPMEAIETIADLWIAEHPEYHADFSNEAAALEKMYDAEDGKTNPFLHLSMHLSISEQCSIDQPRGIRQAVELLTARRDSLHHAHHETMDCLGQMVWESQRAGRPPDGAAYIDCVQRHATRD; encoded by the coding sequence ATGTTTACGCCCTCACAAGCCGATGTACGCCGCTTTTTTTGCGCCGTCTATGCTAAAAATCAATCCGGTGCGCCCATGGAGGCAATAGAGACTATTGCCGATCTGTGGATTGCTGAGCACCCCGAATACCATGCTGATTTTTCCAACGAAGCCGCGGCATTAGAAAAAATGTACGACGCTGAAGATGGCAAAACCAATCCATTTCTGCACCTGTCCATGCATCTGTCTATCAGCGAGCAATGCTCGATTGATCAGCCGCGCGGAATACGCCAAGCCGTCGAGCTGCTAACGGCGCGGCGTGACTCTTTGCATCACGCTCACCATGAGACGATGGATTGCCTAGGTCAAATGGTATGGGAAAGTCAGCGCGCAGGTCGACCGCCAGATGGTGCTGCTTATATAGACTGCGTGCAAAGGCACGCTACGCGGGACTAA
- a CDS encoding vWA domain-containing protein gives MLIDFFYTLRSAKLPVSVNEFLMLLQALQAGVVGPNSGSNETENDVNGFNGVDDGAWSVDDFYYLSRTIMVKDEKHYDKFDRAFASYFKGVERLADFTQDIPLEWLRKNLELELSPEEKAKIEKMGWDELMETLKKRFEEQKERHEGGSKWIGTGGTSPFGANGFNPQGIRIGQEKSRNKSAVKVWDQRAYKDYDDSQELGTRNIKVALRRLRKFAREGTVEELDLADTIQSTAANAGWLDIKMIPERHNNVKVLLLMDVGGTMDEHIGRVEEMFSAVKSEFKHLEFYYFHNCVYDFMWKNNRRRFSEKFATWDIIRKYNKDYKLIFVGDATMSPYEILQAGGSVEYNNEESGAEWMQRLTNAFPKFAWINPELQGIWQYRQSISVMQQLLAQRMYPLTIKGLEEAMRLISK, from the coding sequence ATGCTGATTGATTTTTTCTACACTTTGCGTTCGGCTAAATTGCCGGTATCCGTGAATGAATTTTTGATGTTGCTGCAAGCTTTGCAGGCCGGTGTTGTCGGCCCCAATAGTGGCAGTAATGAAACTGAAAATGACGTCAATGGCTTCAATGGCGTTGATGATGGTGCTTGGTCGGTAGACGATTTTTACTATCTCAGCCGCACCATTATGGTCAAAGATGAAAAGCACTACGACAAGTTTGATCGCGCTTTTGCGAGTTACTTTAAAGGCGTGGAGCGACTCGCCGATTTCACCCAAGACATACCGCTTGAGTGGTTGCGAAAAAATCTTGAACTTGAACTCAGCCCAGAGGAGAAAGCCAAGATAGAAAAAATGGGCTGGGACGAACTTATGGAAACGCTTAAAAAACGTTTCGAAGAACAAAAAGAGCGTCACGAGGGCGGCAGTAAATGGATAGGCACGGGCGGCACCTCGCCGTTCGGCGCAAATGGCTTTAATCCCCAAGGCATACGGATTGGCCAAGAGAAAAGTCGTAACAAAAGCGCCGTTAAGGTCTGGGATCAGCGTGCTTACAAAGACTACGACGACAGCCAAGAGCTGGGCACGCGCAACATCAAAGTGGCGCTGCGCCGCTTGCGTAAATTTGCCCGCGAAGGCACGGTCGAAGAGCTCGATTTAGCTGACACGATTCAGTCAACCGCGGCGAATGCCGGCTGGTTAGACATCAAGATGATTCCCGAGCGGCATAACAACGTCAAAGTGCTGCTACTCATGGATGTGGGCGGCACCATGGATGAGCATATTGGTCGGGTGGAGGAAATGTTCTCGGCCGTCAAATCCGAATTCAAACACCTTGAATTTTATTATTTTCACAACTGCGTCTATGACTTCATGTGGAAAAATAATCGTCGACGCTTTAGCGAAAAATTTGCGACATGGGACATCATTCGTAAATACAACAAAGACTACAAACTGATTTTTGTCGGTGACGCGACCATGAGTCCTTACGAGATATTGCAAGCCGGTGGCAGCGTGGAATACAACAACGAGGAATCCGGCGCTGAGTGGATGCAGCGATTGACGAATGCCTTTCCTAAGTTCGCCTGGATTAATCCCGAGCTGCAAGGCATCTGGCAGTACAGGCAAAGCATTAGCGTGATGCAGCAACTATTGGCCCAGCGCATGTATCCACTCACGATTAAAGGTCTTGAAGAAGCCATGCGATTAATTTCTAAGTAA
- a CDS encoding GNAT family N-acetyltransferase: MTFAQAQNLAGYGLLLVPLALAHESGLKVAAADGELWKIRVTSIPEPHETLAYIQTALQTPNRAAFAVLDEASGRLLGTSSYHDILPEVSRLEIGFTWYAASVQRSHVNTCTKLLLMTQAFEVLHCDVVGWRTDNFNFASQRAIERLGAQKDGVLRGHALRRDGTLRDTEMYSMRAGEWPEAKAQLLYLLNKKRTD; this comes from the coding sequence ATGACGTTTGCGCAAGCCCAAAACCTTGCCGGCTACGGCCTGCTGTTAGTGCCTTTGGCTTTGGCCCATGAGTCAGGTTTAAAGGTTGCGGCTGCTGATGGCGAATTGTGGAAAATTCGCGTGACCTCGATACCCGAACCGCATGAAACCCTCGCCTATATTCAGACCGCATTGCAAACGCCCAATCGCGCCGCTTTCGCCGTGCTAGATGAGGCCAGTGGCCGATTGCTCGGAACCAGCAGTTACCACGACATATTGCCGGAGGTCAGCCGCCTAGAGATTGGTTTTACTTGGTATGCAGCGAGTGTTCAACGCAGTCATGTCAACACCTGCACCAAACTGCTGCTGATGACGCAGGCTTTCGAGGTGTTGCATTGCGATGTTGTCGGCTGGCGAACGGATAACTTTAATTTTGCTAGCCAGCGTGCAATTGAACGCTTGGGCGCTCAAAAAGATGGCGTGCTGCGCGGTCATGCATTGCGCCGTGACGGCACACTCAGAGACACCGAGATGTATAGCATGCGCGCTGGCGAATGGCCAGAAGCCAAAGCGCAGCTGCTGTATTTACTCAATAAAAAACGCACCGACTAA
- a CDS encoding AAA family ATPase — MKFQGSKNYVATQDLMLAVNAAATLKKPLLVKGEPGTGKTMLAEEVAQSMGLPLLQWHIKSTTKAQQGLYEYDAVSRLRDSQLSTLDGGAKVKDINNYIVKGVLWQAFTSETPVALLIDEIDKADIEFPNDLLREIDRMEFYVYETRELIRAKHRPLVFITSNNEKELPDAFLRRCFFHYIKFPDADTMRKIVDVHFPVLKQELLAAAMKTFYDVRNLPGLKKKPSTSELLDWLKLLVAEDISLEALQSQDDKVAVPPLVGALLKNEQDVNLFEKLVFMQRNNR; from the coding sequence ATGAAATTTCAAGGCTCTAAAAACTACGTCGCTACCCAAGATTTGATGCTGGCGGTTAATGCCGCGGCAACGCTGAAAAAACCTTTGTTAGTCAAAGGCGAACCGGGTACCGGCAAAACCATGCTGGCTGAGGAAGTCGCTCAATCCATGGGACTGCCGCTGCTGCAGTGGCATATTAAATCCACCACCAAAGCGCAGCAGGGCTTGTATGAATACGACGCGGTTTCGCGTTTGCGTGACTCCCAGCTCAGCACGCTAGACGGCGGCGCTAAGGTCAAGGACATCAATAATTACATCGTCAAAGGTGTGCTTTGGCAGGCCTTTACTTCTGAGACACCGGTGGCGCTGTTGATCGATGAAATCGATAAGGCTGACATCGAGTTTCCCAACGACTTACTGCGCGAAATCGACCGCATGGAGTTCTACGTTTATGAGACCCGTGAACTCATTCGTGCCAAGCACAGGCCACTGGTTTTTATCACCTCCAATAATGAAAAAGAGCTGCCTGATGCGTTTTTGCGCCGCTGCTTTTTCCACTACATCAAGTTTCCCGATGCCGACACCATGCGCAAAATTGTCGACGTGCATTTCCCGGTGCTGAAACAAGAGTTGTTGGCCGCAGCGATGAAGACTTTTTATGATGTGCGCAACCTGCCGGGGCTAAAGAAAAAACCCTCGACAAGCGAATTGTTGGACTGGCTCAAGTTGCTAGTGGCCGAAGACATCTCGTTAGAAGCCCTGCAAAGCCAAGACGACAAAGTCGCCGTTCCGCCATTGGTGGGCGCCTTGCTCAAAAATGAGCAGGATGTCAATCTGTTTGAAAAATTAGTTTTCATGCAGCGTAATAACCGTTAA
- a CDS encoding autotransporter assembly complex protein TamA yields MTTAKPSAVQGAIAACGWLLISLFLTSVIPVRAQSSVLGLSTPADISPASNAAVAADAKVPPELKPVPTPQGKVGAKDAEPVVSAFDIEVRAPEPFKGLLEQHMELKRYRAVTDLDAAELARLLQLADRNVRNLVGTLGFFSPEVDITQVSAASGRPSIVVVVEPGAPSVVAKTVFSFTGDINNSADSGVQEQRQKIEQNWRLPPGQRFTQQTWDGAKTQALRDLVVRRYPAGRLAQSLADIDAPMRSANLSLTLDSGPLYRLGELQVSGIERYNPVLVPRLARLNPGDIYDQQALLLAQQRLAASGYFDSVTVFINPDDTPDAVPVQVQVREAKLQKVVLGVGASTDNGPRLSLEHTHLRVPGTDWQAVSKLQLEQKSPSLQTEWTALPDVDNWRWQGLARIERIEDNRLITNSERLRFGRFQLGDQIDRNIYVQFDRARVTGVGLAQADAAQVGNGSALSGNFVWTGRYFDDQVFPSRGYGLGFELGGGVTLTEKRQPYLRSVGRWLSFAPLSTGRIAMRAEAGAVLANGNAAIPSSALFRTGGDGTVRGYGLRDIGVDHAGVIGPGRYMTVASIEWQRPLRRNGLPTEFENTFFMDVGAVGDRPQDFKPAVGIGTGLRWKSPIGPLQIDLAYGVKSQQIRLHTSVGFVF; encoded by the coding sequence GTGACAACTGCCAAACCAAGCGCAGTCCAAGGCGCGATAGCGGCTTGCGGCTGGCTACTTATTTCTCTTTTTCTCACTAGCGTGATTCCTGTCAGAGCCCAAAGCTCTGTGCTTGGATTAAGCACGCCTGCTGATATCTCGCCGGCCAGTAATGCAGCAGTTGCGGCCGACGCAAAAGTGCCGCCCGAACTCAAACCTGTACCAACCCCGCAAGGTAAAGTCGGAGCTAAAGATGCGGAGCCCGTGGTCAGTGCTTTTGATATTGAAGTGCGCGCACCTGAGCCCTTTAAAGGTTTGCTTGAGCAGCACATGGAGTTAAAGCGCTACCGCGCGGTGACCGATTTAGACGCTGCTGAACTTGCGCGGCTACTGCAACTGGCCGACCGCAATGTGCGCAATCTGGTGGGCACGCTTGGGTTTTTCAGTCCTGAGGTCGATATCACTCAAGTCAGCGCAGCCAGTGGTAGGCCTTCCATAGTGGTTGTGGTCGAGCCCGGCGCACCTAGCGTGGTGGCAAAAACCGTTTTTTCGTTCACCGGTGACATTAACAATTCTGCTGATTCTGGCGTGCAAGAGCAACGCCAAAAGATAGAGCAAAATTGGCGTTTGCCGCCTGGCCAACGCTTCACTCAGCAAACCTGGGATGGGGCTAAAACCCAAGCCTTGCGCGATTTGGTTGTGCGCCGATATCCCGCCGGTCGATTGGCGCAAAGCCTTGCTGATATTGATGCACCCATGCGCAGCGCGAATCTGTCACTGACCTTGGATTCGGGCCCGCTGTATCGCCTAGGCGAGTTACAGGTGAGCGGCATAGAGCGCTATAACCCGGTGCTAGTACCGCGTTTAGCGCGCTTAAACCCCGGTGATATTTACGACCAGCAAGCTTTGCTGTTGGCGCAGCAAAGGCTGGCAGCTAGCGGCTACTTTGATTCGGTAACGGTTTTTATCAATCCAGACGACACACCTGATGCTGTGCCGGTACAAGTTCAGGTGCGCGAGGCCAAACTGCAAAAAGTCGTTCTCGGCGTGGGCGCATCAACCGACAACGGGCCGCGCTTATCTTTAGAGCACACCCATTTGCGCGTGCCCGGCACCGACTGGCAAGCCGTGAGTAAATTGCAATTGGAGCAAAAGTCCCCTTCGCTGCAAACCGAATGGACGGCACTGCCGGACGTGGACAACTGGCGCTGGCAAGGTCTGGCCAGAATTGAACGCATAGAAGACAACCGCTTGATCACTAATTCTGAGCGTTTGCGTTTTGGACGGTTTCAGTTGGGTGATCAAATTGACCGCAATATTTATGTGCAGTTTGACCGCGCCAGAGTCACAGGCGTGGGTTTGGCGCAGGCCGATGCAGCTCAGGTCGGCAACGGCTCGGCGCTGAGTGGCAACTTTGTTTGGACCGGTCGTTATTTTGACGATCAGGTATTTCCTTCTCGTGGCTACGGCCTAGGGTTTGAATTGGGCGGCGGTGTGACGCTAACCGAAAAACGCCAACCCTATCTGCGCAGCGTGGGGCGTTGGTTAAGTTTTGCGCCCTTATCGACTGGACGTATTGCCATGCGCGCCGAGGCTGGGGCGGTGCTGGCCAATGGCAATGCTGCCATTCCTAGCTCAGCACTGTTTCGCACCGGTGGCGACGGCACGGTGCGTGGCTACGGCTTGCGCGATATCGGTGTCGATCATGCCGGCGTGATTGGCCCTGGTCGCTACATGACAGTGGCCAGCATTGAATGGCAGCGTCCCTTGCGCAGAAATGGCTTGCCAACCGAATTTGAAAATACGTTTTTCATGGATGTGGGTGCAGTCGGGGACAGGCCGCAAGACTTCAAACCTGCCGTTGGCATAGGCACGGGCTTGCGTTGGAAAAGTCCGATTGGGCCACTACAAATTGATTTGGCCTATGGCGTCAAGTCTCAGCAAATTCGTTTGCATACCAGCGTGGGATTTGTATTTTGA
- a CDS encoding IclR family transcriptional regulator domain-containing protein, producing the protein MANAASNRISGLEPSDGYVQSFARGLEVIRSFSALAPSQTLSEVAENSGLSRSGARRILLTLQALGYVLSDGKRFTLTARILDLGFAYLSSMPIWNLAEPSMEALVETVRESCSAAVLDGTDIVYVLRVPTHKIMSINLGVGSRLPAFCTSLGRVLLAGLSESEMLDCLRQSDRTARTAHTLTTLKDLTASISQVRKQGWCLVNQELEEGLITMAAPVINRAGKTVAALNISGQANRTSARVMQDRMLEPLLLATRKVSQLLGAPPS; encoded by the coding sequence ATGGCAAACGCAGCATCAAACCGAATTTCGGGTTTAGAGCCAAGCGACGGTTATGTGCAGTCTTTTGCACGCGGGCTCGAAGTGATTCGATCCTTTAGTGCGCTTGCACCCAGTCAAACGCTGAGCGAGGTAGCCGAAAATTCGGGCCTTAGCCGCTCTGGCGCACGCCGGATTTTGCTCACTTTGCAGGCACTGGGCTATGTGCTGAGTGACGGCAAACGCTTTACCCTGACGGCGCGTATTCTCGATTTAGGTTTTGCTTATCTCTCGTCAATGCCGATTTGGAATTTGGCTGAACCGAGCATGGAAGCGCTGGTGGAAACGGTAAGAGAGTCTTGCTCTGCAGCCGTACTTGACGGCACTGACATTGTTTATGTGCTGCGCGTGCCTACACACAAAATTATGAGCATCAACTTAGGCGTGGGCTCGCGGTTGCCGGCTTTTTGCACTTCATTGGGCCGCGTGCTGCTTGCCGGTTTGAGTGAGTCGGAGATGCTGGACTGTTTGCGCCAATCCGACCGCACTGCGCGCACCGCGCATACCTTGACCACGCTAAAAGATTTGACTGCCAGTATTTCGCAAGTGCGAAAGCAGGGTTGGTGTCTGGTGAATCAAGAACTTGAAGAAGGCTTGATCACCATGGCTGCACCGGTTATTAATCGCGCGGGTAAGACGGTGGCGGCGCTCAACATCAGCGGTCAAGCCAACCGAACCAGTGCCCGTGTGATGCAAGACCGTATGTTGGAGCCGCTGCTGCTGGCCACTCGAAAAGTCTCACAGCTGTTGGGCGCACCGCCATCTTGA